One Streptomonospora salina genomic window, CTCCCCCTCCGCCGGCGGCAGGCGCGGCTACGCCGACCGCATGGACCTGGCCCTGCGGCTGCTCGCCGACCCCCGGTTCGACGCGCTCGTCACCGGCGAGAGCCCGTTCGCCGACCTCCCGGAGACCCTGCCCCGCCTCGCCGGCGGCGACCCGCCCGCGCTGTGCCACCGCATCGCCTACCCGGACGCACCGGGCTGAAGCGGCGCCGTGCGGTGCGGGGATGCGACAATGGGAGTGTGGACCTGCGCGAAGCATGTCGCGCGGCGGGCGTCGGTGTCGTCGCCGCCGACGAGCACACCGGTCCGCCCCGCGTGCACCGGGCCGTGCCGGCCCTGTCCGCACGGCTGGTCGTCAGCCTGGGCGCCCCGGTGGAAATGCGCTACGACGGGCGCGAACGCACCATGCAAGCCGTGGTCGCCGGGCTGATGCGGCCCGGAGTGCCCACTCCGGCCCTCACGCTGCTGCCACGGCAGCCGACGGTGTACGTCGAACTGTCCCCCGCGGCGATGCAGCGCCTCACCGGCGTTCCGCCCGGCGACGTGGACGCCGGCGGCGTCAGCGCCGACACCCTCCTGCCGTGGCTGGACCGGCTGAGCGAGGAACTGGCCGACCACCCGATCGGCCGGCGCGAACCGCTCATGCGGGCCCGGCTCCTCCAGCGCCTGGACCGGGCCGGCGATGCCGGCGTGTCCGACGACGCCCTCGCGGCGCTGGAGATCGTCGGAGCGAGCGGCGGCCGGGTCTCCGTCGAGGAGCTGGCGCGGCGGACGCACCTCAGCCCCCGTCGCCTGCGGTACGTGATGCGGCGTGCGCTGGGGATCGGGCCGAAGTTCGCGTCGCGCGTCGCGCGGTTGTCGGCCGCGATCGGCCGGGTCGGCGACGGGCCCGGATCCTGGGCCCGGATCGCGGCGGAGAGCGCCTACCACGACCAGAGCCATCTCGTGCGGGACTTCACCGAACTCATGCGCACGACGCCGACCGCATGGCTGGCGGAAGAAGGCCGAAATCTCCAAGCCCGGCGGCGCCCGCCCCCGCGATCATCGGGGCATGGACAGTGAACTCCACCCGAAACTGCTCGTATCCGACGCCGACGCGGCCATCGCCTTCTACACCGAGGCGCTCGGAGCCGCACTGAACTTCCGCGCGGCCGATGACCACGACGTCGTCAACCACGCCGAACTCACCCTGGGATCGTCCGTTTTCGCTCTGGCGCAGAGCGTCCCCGAGTGGGGCTGGCACGATCCCCGTTCCGTAGGCGGCTCACCCGTACTCGTCACCGCCCACGTGCCCGACCCGGATTCGACGGCGGACCGCATGGTGCGGCTGGGGGCCGAACTCGTCATCCCGATCGACAACCGCCCCTACGGCAAGCGCCAGGGCAGGGTGCGGGACCCGTTCGGACACCTGTGGGTGATCAGCGGCGAACTCCGCTGACCGGCGGGAACGGAGCGCGGCGGAACCCGGCCCGCCGGCGTTCTCCCGCCGGACCCGGGTCCGGCGCTGCCGCGCGGCATACCCGACGCGTTTCCCGGGGATGAGACCACCCGTGTTCAGCGTCACCGTCCGCGACCACGCCATGGTCGCCCACAGTTTCCGCGGCGAAGTCTTCGGACCGGCGCAAGCGCTGCACGGCGCCACGTTCACGGTGGACGCCTCGTTCCACCGGTCCGAGCTGGACGCCGACAACGTCGTCGTCGACATCGGCCGGGCCGCCGCCGAACTCGGCGACGTCCTCAGCGGTCTGAACTACCGCAAC contains:
- a CDS encoding helix-turn-helix domain-containing protein; the encoded protein is MDLREACRAAGVGVVAADEHTGPPRVHRAVPALSARLVVSLGAPVEMRYDGRERTMQAVVAGLMRPGVPTPALTLLPRQPTVYVELSPAAMQRLTGVPPGDVDAGGVSADTLLPWLDRLSEELADHPIGRREPLMRARLLQRLDRAGDAGVSDDALAALEIVGASGGRVSVEELARRTHLSPRRLRYVMRRALGIGPKFASRVARLSAAIGRVGDGPGSWARIAAESAYHDQSHLVRDFTELMRTTPTAWLAEEGRNLQARRRPPPRSSGHGQ
- a CDS encoding 6-pyruvoyl trahydropterin synthase family protein, giving the protein MFSVTVRDHAMVAHSFRGEVFGPAQALHGATFTVDASFHRSELDADNVVVDIGRAAAELGDVLSGLNYRNLDDEPAFAGTNTTTEFLAKVVADRLAERASDGRLGEGARGLERISVTLHESHVAGASYERAL
- a CDS encoding VOC family protein, producing the protein MDSELHPKLLVSDADAAIAFYTEALGAALNFRAADDHDVVNHAELTLGSSVFALAQSVPEWGWHDPRSVGGSPVLVTAHVPDPDSTADRMVRLGAELVIPIDNRPYGKRQGRVRDPFGHLWVISGELR